From Neisseria musculi, the proteins below share one genomic window:
- a CDS encoding single-stranded DNA-binding protein, with the protein MPYINKIEIMGNLGKDPELRHMPDGTPVAKINVAVSEKWTDKSTGEIKEHTEWFAVLLYNRHAETVCRHMKKGDTVLVYGRLRTRLYTDKAGAARSVTEVVCNEMQIIRTAGHARQGVTEENTAGGIYSMM; encoded by the coding sequence ATGCCGTACATCAACAAAATCGAAATCATGGGCAACCTCGGCAAAGACCCCGAATTGCGCCATATGCCCGACGGCACGCCGGTTGCCAAAATCAACGTGGCCGTTTCCGAAAAGTGGACGGACAAATCCACCGGCGAAATAAAAGAGCACACCGAATGGTTTGCGGTGCTGCTCTACAACCGCCATGCCGAAACCGTGTGCCGCCATATGAAAAAAGGCGATACCGTGTTGGTGTACGGCAGGCTGCGCACCCGCCTCTACACCGACAAAGCCGGTGCGGCGCGGTCGGTTACCGAGGTTGTCTGCAACGAAATGCAGATTATCCGCACCGCCGGCCATGCCCGGCAGGGCGTAACGGAAGAAAACACAGCCGGCGGCATTTACAGCATGATGTAA
- a CDS encoding heavy metal translocating P-type ATPase — translation MKKTCFHCGLDVPDNISLTVVYENEPRDTCCAGCQAVARGIIDAGLGNYYKQRTADAEKAALPPQEMLDRLKLYDLPEVQAGFVEAGAGGEREALLMLEGITCAACVWLIEQQLLRTAGVLRADLNYSTRRVRVLWDEGRVRLSDILLRIQKSGYSAAPYDAGKFEEQAQAERKHSLIRLAVAGLSMMQTMMFAVPEYLYGHEIEPVFLNVLHWGAFLMVLPAMFYSAVPFYRGMWRDIKNRRTGMDTPVALALILTFAAGVYSLLGGAGQGMYFESIAMFVFFLLGGRYMEQVARRRAGDAAERLVKLVPAFCHKLNGYPDSEKAEEAAVVQLRPGDVVAVYPGEVVPVDGTVLAGESEINEAMLTGESLPVPKQAGSAVAAGTLNISGPLVVRTEQAGGGTRLAHIVKLLDRALAQKPRLAEMAEKYASSFVFSLLLMAVPVFVGWTIYAGPLQALWITVSLLVITCPCALSLATPTALAASTGVLASDGILVSGRGSLETLAQIDDVVFDKTGTLTRGALSVVEVRPLSRLNECLAAAVAGVLEAQSEHPVAKAILNHAGSLGAEGYTEICAEQRANYVGSGVSARLTVNGETQIWALGKADFVAGISGKLPEAGRIEHSGSLVYLGNQHGFQTAFLLADETKAGIADMLGRLKAQGMKLHLLSGDRPAAVENLARRLGLDSYRAEASPEDKLAYVETLQRHRRKVLMVGDGINDAPVLAQADVSVAVAGGADVAREGADVILLNEDMRVLPQTIRQAQRTRAVIRQNLIWASVYNLIVVPLAVCGYVTPWVAALGMSLSSLVVVANALRLLKKEVV, via the coding sequence ATGAAAAAAACATGTTTCCATTGCGGGTTGGATGTGCCCGACAACATTTCTTTAACCGTGGTTTATGAAAACGAACCGCGCGATACCTGCTGTGCGGGCTGCCAGGCCGTTGCTCGGGGAATTATCGATGCCGGGCTGGGCAATTATTATAAACAGCGGACTGCCGATGCTGAAAAAGCAGCGTTGCCGCCGCAGGAAATGCTCGACCGCTTGAAGCTGTATGACCTGCCGGAAGTGCAGGCGGGTTTTGTGGAAGCCGGTGCGGGTGGTGAGCGCGAGGCGTTGCTGATGCTGGAGGGGATTACCTGCGCGGCCTGTGTGTGGCTGATCGAGCAGCAGCTTTTGCGTACGGCCGGTGTGTTGCGTGCAGATTTGAATTACAGCACCCGCCGTGTGCGCGTGTTGTGGGACGAAGGCCGTGTGCGGCTTTCCGATATTCTGCTGCGCATTCAAAAAAGCGGTTACAGTGCGGCCCCTTATGATGCCGGTAAATTTGAAGAGCAGGCGCAGGCCGAGCGCAAGCATTCGCTGATACGGCTGGCGGTGGCGGGTTTGTCGATGATGCAGACGATGATGTTTGCCGTGCCCGAATATCTTTACGGCCATGAAATCGAGCCGGTTTTTTTGAATGTGCTGCATTGGGGGGCGTTTCTGATGGTGCTGCCGGCGATGTTTTATTCGGCGGTACCGTTTTACCGGGGTATGTGGCGCGACATCAAAAACCGCCGCACCGGCATGGATACGCCGGTGGCGTTGGCGTTGATACTGACGTTTGCGGCAGGGGTTTACAGCCTGCTTGGCGGAGCCGGGCAGGGCATGTATTTTGAATCGATTGCCATGTTTGTGTTTTTTCTGCTCGGCGGCCGTTATATGGAGCAGGTTGCAAGGCGCAGGGCAGGAGATGCGGCAGAGCGGCTGGTGAAGCTGGTGCCTGCGTTTTGCCACAAGCTGAACGGTTATCCCGACAGTGAAAAGGCCGAAGAAGCGGCGGTGGTGCAGTTGCGGCCGGGCGATGTGGTGGCGGTGTATCCCGGCGAAGTGGTTCCGGTGGACGGAACGGTGCTGGCAGGCGAAAGCGAAATAAACGAAGCCATGCTCACCGGCGAGAGCCTGCCTGTGCCCAAGCAGGCAGGCTCGGCGGTGGCGGCGGGCACACTCAACATATCGGGCCCGCTGGTTGTCCGCACCGAACAGGCGGGCGGCGGCACGCGGCTGGCGCATATCGTGAAGCTGCTCGACCGGGCTTTGGCGCAAAAGCCGCGTTTGGCGGAAATGGCTGAAAAATACGCTTCATCGTTTGTATTCAGCCTGCTGCTGATGGCCGTGCCGGTATTCGTGGGTTGGACGATATACGCCGGCCCTTTGCAGGCATTGTGGATTACCGTGTCGCTGCTGGTGATTACCTGCCCGTGCGCGCTTTCGCTGGCCACCCCCACCGCGCTGGCCGCTTCCACCGGTGTTTTGGCTTCAGACGGCATCTTAGTCAGCGGGCGCGGCAGTTTGGAAACGCTGGCTCAGATTGACGATGTGGTGTTCGATAAAACCGGCACCTTAACACGGGGAGCATTGTCGGTTGTTGAAGTGCGCCCGTTGAGCCGTCTGAACGAGTGCCTGGCCGCCGCCGTTGCCGGGGTGCTCGAAGCCCAATCGGAACACCCCGTGGCCAAAGCCATTCTGAATCATGCCGGCAGCCTGGGGGCGGAAGGATACACCGAAATCTGCGCCGAACAGCGCGCAAACTATGTTGGCAGCGGTGTGAGTGCACGGCTCACTGTAAACGGTGAAACACAAATCTGGGCGTTGGGCAAAGCAGATTTTGTGGCAGGCATATCCGGCAAACTGCCCGAAGCGGGTAGAATCGAACACAGCGGCAGTTTGGTTTATCTCGGTAACCAACACGGTTTTCAGACGGCCTTTCTGCTGGCAGACGAAACCAAAGCCGGCATTGCTGATATGCTGGGCAGGCTGAAAGCGCAGGGCATGAAGCTGCACCTGCTCAGCGGCGACCGCCCGGCCGCCGTAGAAAATCTCGCCCGCCGGCTGGGTTTGGACAGCTACCGTGCAGAGGCTTCGCCCGAAGACAAACTGGCCTATGTGGAAACCCTGCAGCGGCATCGGCGCAAAGTGCTGATGGTGGGCGACGGCATCAACGATGCCCCCGTGTTGGCGCAGGCAGATGTTTCCGTGGCGGTGGCGGGCGGTGCCGATGTTGCCCGCGAAGGTGCCGATGTGATACTGCTCAACGAAGATATGCGCGTGTTGCCGCAAACCATCAGGCAGGCGCAGCGCACCCGTGCGGTGATCCGTCAAAACCTGATTTGGGCCAGCGTTTACAATCTGATTGTGGTGCCGTTGGCCGTGTGCGGTTACGTTACCCCGTGGGTGGCCGCGCTGGGTATGAGCTTAAGCTCGCTGGTGGTGGTGGCAAATGCGTTAAGGCTGTTGAAAAAAGAGGTCGTTTGA
- a CDS encoding NAD(P)H-dependent flavin oxidoreductase — protein MNSDTKRLLQLIRTRLPLIQAPMAGVQGSRLAVAACRAGALGSLPAAMLPAERLCAEIEAVRRQTGQPLNINFFAHKQPQPDAAQQAAWLQALQPFYREFGLSGADIAAGGGRQPFGEEQAEIVLRYRPRVVSFHFGLPDRVLLDKVKSSGAVVMSSATTVEEARRLEADGADIVIAQGLEAGGHRGMFLSRDLTTQSGTFSLLPQVCAAVKVPVVAAGGICNAATARAACDLGAAGIQIGTALMLADEADTPPLHRAALQSSRAEHTALTNLFSGGFARGIVNRFIREAGFVNPAVPPFPLAQAAAAPLKAAAEAQGSDEFSSLWAGQNAPLAETGSAAEIIGRIMAGWNGPAVMPA, from the coding sequence ATGAATTCTGATACCAAGCGTTTGCTTCAGCTTATCCGAACCCGCCTGCCGCTGATTCAGGCGCCGATGGCGGGCGTACAGGGCAGCAGGCTGGCCGTTGCCGCCTGTCGGGCCGGTGCGTTGGGTTCGCTGCCTGCCGCCATGCTGCCTGCCGAGCGGCTTTGTGCCGAAATCGAGGCCGTGCGGCGGCAGACCGGCCAACCGCTCAACATCAATTTTTTCGCCCATAAACAGCCGCAGCCCGATGCCGCGCAACAGGCGGCGTGGTTGCAGGCGCTGCAGCCGTTTTACCGCGAATTCGGCTTGAGCGGGGCAGACATTGCCGCAGGCGGCGGCAGGCAGCCGTTTGGCGAAGAGCAGGCGGAAATCGTGTTGCGCTACCGCCCGCGCGTGGTCAGCTTTCATTTCGGATTGCCCGACCGGGTGTTGTTGGATAAGGTGAAAAGCAGTGGTGCGGTGGTGATGTCGAGTGCCACCACGGTGGAAGAAGCCCGCCGGCTCGAAGCCGATGGTGCCGATATTGTTATCGCACAAGGTTTGGAAGCGGGCGGCCACCGCGGTATGTTTCTCAGCCGGGATTTAACCACCCAATCAGGCACATTCAGCCTGCTGCCGCAAGTTTGCGCGGCGGTAAAGGTGCCGGTGGTGGCAGCCGGCGGTATCTGCAATGCTGCAACAGCCCGTGCCGCCTGCGATTTGGGTGCGGCAGGCATACAGATCGGCACCGCGCTGATGCTGGCAGACGAGGCCGACACTCCGCCTCTGCACCGCGCCGCCCTGCAAAGCAGCCGTGCGGAACATACCGCCTTGACCAATCTGTTCAGCGGCGGTTTCGCACGCGGTATCGTTAATCGATTTATCCGCGAGGCCGGCTTCGTTAATCCCGCTGTTCCGCCTTTTCCGTTGGCGCAGGCTGCGGCAGCCCCGTTGAAAGCGGCGGCCGAAGCGCAAGGTTCCGATGAATTTTCTTCATTGTGGGCAGGGCAGAATGCGCCGCTGGCGGAAACCGGCAGTGCGGCAGAAATTATCGGCAGGATTATGGCAGGTTGGAACGGGCCGGCGGTAATGCCGGCGTAA
- a CDS encoding MlaC/ttg2D family ABC transporter substrate-binding protein produces the protein MNKLMAVLLAAPVALVAPYAAAETRQHPAQIQAQQNIDTVLAVARNGSLSEQQKIRRIEGYADGFLDYGRISALAVGLPWRDFSAKQKTDFIAAFKDMMISMYARSALMGAADAQVKLLPKITDNGNKVEVFSEIRTKKGSKYEVAYQLYRAGAVYKVYNIRVDGVSLVTVYRNQFNELIKQKSIDGAIATLRAKGLKKAEPL, from the coding sequence ATGAACAAACTGATGGCGGTTTTGCTTGCCGCACCCGTTGCTTTGGTTGCACCTTATGCTGCCGCAGAAACCCGGCAGCATCCTGCCCAAATACAGGCGCAGCAGAATATCGACACGGTGTTGGCAGTGGCACGCAACGGCAGTTTGAGCGAGCAGCAGAAAATCCGCCGGATTGAAGGCTATGCCGATGGTTTTTTGGATTACGGGCGCATTTCGGCGTTGGCCGTGGGTTTGCCGTGGCGGGATTTTTCAGCCAAACAAAAAACCGATTTTATCGCGGCCTTTAAAGATATGATGATTTCGATGTATGCGCGCTCTGCCTTGATGGGGGCTGCCGATGCACAGGTGAAGCTGCTGCCTAAAATCACCGATAACGGCAATAAGGTGGAGGTGTTTTCTGAAATCCGCACCAAAAAAGGCAGCAAATACGAAGTGGCCTACCAGCTTTACCGGGCAGGGGCGGTGTATAAGGTGTATAACATTCGTGTGGACGGCGTGAGTTTGGTTACAGTTTACCGCAACCAATTCAATGAGTTGATTAAACAGAAAAGCATTGACGGCGCAATCGCAACCTTGCGCGCCAAAGGTTTGAAAAAAGCCGAGCCGCTGTAA
- the thiD gene encoding bifunctional hydroxymethylpyrimidine kinase/phosphomethylpyrimidine kinase → MPGKPFPRALTIAGSDSGGGAGIQADLKTFAALGAYGTSVITAVTAQNTQGVQAVHPVPADIVAAQCQSVFSDIRIDAVKIGMLPDTASIHAVAAALRRHNTAFVVLDPVLAAHSGDKLTQENTIAALCNELLPLAGLITPNISELAALTGNTTAANEDEMLGQGRQLMEKGAAAVLLKGGCWQHSKEARDWLLVAGHRPQCFRNSRIDTRNTHGTGCTLAAAIAALHPQRGNLNTAVSAAKTYLHGAIEAGAGWRIGKGCGPPAHFWRHYRG, encoded by the coding sequence ATGCCCGGCAAACCTTTTCCCCGCGCCCTCACCATAGCCGGCTCCGACTCCGGCGGCGGCGCAGGTATTCAGGCCGACTTAAAAACCTTTGCTGCACTCGGTGCCTACGGCACCAGCGTGATTACCGCCGTTACCGCACAAAACACCCAAGGGGTGCAGGCCGTCCACCCCGTTCCGGCCGACATCGTGGCCGCACAATGCCAATCTGTTTTTTCCGACATCCGCATCGATGCCGTGAAAATCGGTATGCTGCCCGACACCGCCTCCATTCACGCCGTAGCCGCCGCATTGCGCAGACACAACACCGCTTTCGTGGTGCTCGACCCCGTGTTGGCCGCCCACTCCGGCGACAAACTGACACAGGAAAACACCATAGCGGCCCTCTGCAACGAACTGCTGCCCCTGGCCGGCCTCATCACGCCCAACATCAGCGAGTTGGCCGCACTCACCGGCAACACCACGGCCGCAAATGAAGATGAAATGCTTGGGCAGGGCCGGCAACTCATGGAAAAAGGCGCAGCAGCCGTGCTGCTCAAAGGCGGCTGTTGGCAGCACAGCAAAGAAGCGCGCGACTGGCTTTTGGTGGCCGGCCACCGGCCGCAATGCTTCCGCAACAGCCGTATCGACACCCGCAACACCCACGGCACAGGCTGCACCCTCGCTGCCGCCATTGCTGCCCTGCACCCGCAACGCGGCAATCTGAACACCGCCGTTTCGGCGGCCAAAACCTATCTGCACGGCGCCATCGAAGCAGGAGCGGGCTGGCGCATCGGCAAAGGCTGCGGCCCGCCGGCGCATTTTTGGCGGCATTACCGAGGCTGA
- a CDS encoding lysophospholipid acyltransferase family protein — protein sequence MTTLRTVFRLLCIGSCLLYGTAEMFFLFPFYSKQRKLRAIQLWSLRVLASCGLKLAVYGSLPEKGRGQMMISNHISWLDIMAVNGAFPGRFVAKDEVAKWPVVGYLATQAQTVYVTRNKGTEGNSEKIRHVTAALKNGDTVTLFPEGTSTEGREILPFKTSFFQAAYEADVPLIPVLCRYPNPDGSSPNPAMAYHGDISLLQSICMIIRQPGGVAELHFLDPVPSGADRRATALDIHRRLSEKQRGLESAPPVFK from the coding sequence ATGACCACCCTACGCACCGTTTTCCGCCTACTCTGCATCGGCAGCTGCCTGCTCTACGGCACGGCCGAAATGTTTTTCCTGTTCCCCTTTTACAGCAAACAGCGCAAATTGCGCGCCATTCAATTATGGTCGCTGCGCGTGCTTGCCTCCTGCGGCCTGAAACTCGCCGTCTACGGCAGCCTGCCCGAAAAAGGGCGGGGGCAGATGATGATCAGCAACCACATTTCCTGGCTCGACATCATGGCCGTTAACGGTGCCTTTCCCGGCCGCTTCGTTGCCAAAGACGAGGTAGCCAAATGGCCGGTGGTCGGCTATCTCGCCACGCAGGCGCAAACCGTTTACGTTACCCGCAACAAAGGCACCGAAGGCAACAGCGAAAAAATCCGCCACGTTACCGCAGCGCTCAAAAACGGCGACACCGTTACCCTGTTCCCCGAAGGCACCAGCACCGAAGGCCGCGAAATCCTGCCGTTTAAAACCAGCTTTTTTCAGGCGGCCTATGAAGCAGATGTGCCGCTGATACCGGTGTTGTGCCGCTACCCCAACCCCGACGGCAGCAGCCCCAACCCCGCCATGGCCTACCACGGCGACATCAGCCTGCTGCAATCTATCTGCATGATTATCCGCCAGCCCGGCGGCGTGGCCGAACTGCATTTTCTCGACCCCGTGCCCTCCGGCGCCGACCGCCGCGCCACCGCCCTCGACATCCACCGCAGATTGAGCGAAAAGCAGCGCGGGCTGGAATCCGCCCCGCCCGTTTTCAAATAA
- a CDS encoding GNAT family N-acetyltransferase, whose protein sequence is MPQTSRFNTTGPKIGLSVRLAENRQEIEAAQRLRYRVFAEELGADIPGSNSLDADEYDRHCHHLLAFDEAAGEVVGCYRLITEEAARTVGSWYSEHEFDLSPLQNILPQTVELGRACIHPDYRHGGLVMLLWTGLVKFMRDENLRFMIGCGSISTADGGHEAAGLYHVLKEKHLAPEPWRVRPLNPLKWERLTPSEHPECPSLIKGYLKAGAWFCGEPCADEAFNCADVLILMDITRLNNRYLQRFAPKHPA, encoded by the coding sequence ATGCCGCAAACCAGCCGTTTCAACACCACCGGCCCCAAAATCGGCCTGAGCGTGCGCCTGGCTGAAAACCGGCAGGAAATCGAAGCCGCACAACGCTTGCGCTACCGGGTGTTTGCAGAAGAATTGGGCGCCGACATCCCCGGCAGCAACAGTTTGGATGCCGACGAATACGACCGGCACTGCCACCACCTGCTCGCTTTCGATGAAGCCGCCGGCGAAGTGGTGGGCTGCTACCGCCTGATCACCGAAGAAGCCGCCCGCACTGTCGGCTCGTGGTATAGCGAACACGAATTCGACCTTTCCCCGCTGCAAAACATTCTGCCGCAAACCGTGGAACTGGGGCGCGCCTGCATCCACCCCGACTACCGCCACGGCGGCCTGGTGATGCTGCTGTGGACGGGGCTGGTGAAATTCATGCGCGATGAAAACCTGCGCTTTATGATCGGCTGCGGCAGCATCAGCACTGCCGATGGCGGCCACGAAGCAGCCGGGCTGTATCATGTGTTGAAAGAGAAACATCTGGCTCCCGAGCCGTGGCGCGTGCGCCCGCTCAACCCGCTCAAATGGGAACGGCTCACCCCCTCCGAACACCCCGAGTGCCCTTCTCTGATTAAGGGCTATCTCAAAGCCGGAGCCTGGTTTTGCGGCGAACCCTGCGCAGATGAAGCCTTCAATTGCGCCGATGTGCTGATTCTGATGGACATCACCCGGCTCAACAACCGCTACCTGCAACGTTTCGCGCCGAAACATCCCGCCTGA
- a CDS encoding chloride channel protein, with translation MDDTDFTTRYRILKRKTIHKIRQTQRLSRKTVAFAFLLAGAALVALVSLLFAHLADFALEQNALLVRKYPWFAWAALPLGLPLIVWLTRRFAPYTAGSGIPQVLASLSLPHGAQKLSLLKLGQTMLKIPLTFLGMLAGASIGREGPSVQVGAAVMAAWGAWCKKHHLAFKGIQENDLIAAGAAGGLAAAFNAPLAGVVFAIEELGRGVMLRWERQIFIGVLAAGFIQVAIQGNNPYFSGFHGTQLNHMLAWVLLCGLICGVAGGLFARLLYKGAAAFAPEKWRAWIHRHPVLFAGVVGLMLAAIGTLYQGQTFGTGYHEASGALRRMYEAPVGVALAKWAATVLSYWAGIPGGIFTPSLTVGAMLGQHIADLADLQTGMNVLVLICMTAFLAAATQSPLTASVVVMEMTGGQNLLFWLLVGAIFASQVSRQFSPKPFYHAAGARFRQRVQEENSARQAASKENP, from the coding sequence ATGGACGACACCGATTTCACCACCCGTTACCGAATATTGAAGCGTAAAACCATCCACAAAATCAGGCAGACGCAGCGGCTGTCGCGCAAAACCGTTGCTTTCGCCTTTCTGCTGGCGGGGGCGGCCCTGGTGGCCTTGGTTTCTTTGCTGTTTGCCCATTTGGCCGACTTTGCGTTGGAGCAAAACGCGCTGCTGGTTAGAAAATACCCGTGGTTTGCCTGGGCGGCGCTGCCGCTGGGGTTGCCGCTGATTGTGTGGCTGACGCGCCGCTTCGCGCCCTACACGGCAGGCAGCGGTATTCCGCAGGTGCTGGCCTCGCTGTCGTTGCCCCACGGTGCGCAGAAACTGAGCCTGCTGAAGTTGGGGCAGACCATGCTGAAAATCCCGCTCACTTTTTTGGGTATGCTGGCAGGCGCCTCTATCGGGCGCGAAGGGCCGTCTGTGCAGGTGGGGGCGGCGGTGATGGCGGCATGGGGTGCATGGTGCAAAAAACACCATCTGGCTTTCAAAGGCATACAGGAAAACGATTTGATTGCGGCAGGCGCGGCGGGCGGTTTGGCAGCGGCATTCAATGCGCCGCTGGCCGGCGTGGTGTTTGCCATTGAAGAATTGGGGCGCGGCGTGATGTTGCGTTGGGAGCGGCAGATTTTTATCGGCGTGTTGGCGGCGGGTTTCATCCAAGTGGCCATACAGGGCAACAACCCTTATTTTTCAGGCTTTCACGGCACACAGCTCAACCATATGCTGGCCTGGGTGCTGCTGTGCGGTTTGATTTGCGGCGTGGCGGGCGGCCTGTTTGCACGGCTGCTTTATAAAGGTGCGGCCGCATTTGCGCCTGAAAAATGGCGCGCTTGGATACACCGCCACCCCGTTTTGTTTGCCGGCGTGGTTGGACTGATGCTGGCCGCCATCGGCACTCTTTATCAGGGGCAGACTTTCGGCACGGGTTATCACGAAGCTTCAGGCGCGCTGCGGCGTATGTATGAAGCCCCGGTCGGCGTGGCACTGGCCAAATGGGCGGCTACCGTGCTTTCTTATTGGGCGGGCATTCCCGGCGGCATCTTTACCCCCTCGCTCACTGTGGGCGCCATGCTGGGCCAGCATATTGCCGATTTGGCTGACCTGCAAACCGGCATGAATGTGCTGGTGTTGATCTGCATGACCGCATTTTTGGCGGCTGCTACACAGTCGCCGCTTACCGCCAGCGTAGTGGTGATGGAAATGACGGGCGGACAAAATCTGTTGTTTTGGCTGTTGGTTGGTGCTATTTTTGCTTCACAAGTGTCGCGCCAGTTTTCCCCAAAACCGTTTTACCATGCGGCAGGCGCGCGTTTCCGGCAGCGTGTTCAGGAAGAAAACTCCGCCCGGCAGGCCGCTTCAAAAGAGAATCCGTAA
- a CDS encoding IS1595 family transposase has translation MKITNCKLSKKAQKTTQIFCAGSYRRSAADVLGIRPNTAILFYRKIRLVISRHSALEADQVFEGSVKSDERCSGGKRKGKRSTGAAGKVVVFGILKHGGKVYTVVVDNAKKESLLPVIAKKIMPDSVVYTDSLSSDDVPDVGGFHHHRINHGKTFAQRQNHINGIGNFWNQAKRVLRKYNGIDRKSFPLFLKECGFRFNFGTPSEQLKILRDWCGI, from the coding sequence ATGAAGATAACAAACTGTAAATTAAGCAAAAAAGCACAGAAGACTACTCAGATATTTTGTGCCGGAAGTTACCGCCGTTCGGCTGCCGATGTCTTGGGTATCCGGCCCAACACCGCCATACTCTTTTACCGCAAAATCCGCCTCGTCATCAGCCGTCATTCGGCCTTGGAGGCCGATCAGGTTTTTGAAGGTTCCGTAAAGTCAGATGAGCGCTGCTCCGGCGGTAAGCGCAAAGGAAAACGCAGCACAGGAGCCGCAGGCAAAGTGGTGGTTTTCGGTATCCTCAAACATGGCGGCAAGGTTTATACCGTGGTCGTGGATAACGCCAAAAAAGAGAGTTTGTTGCCTGTTATTGCGAAGAAAATCATGCCGGACAGTGTGGTGTATACCGACAGTTTAAGCAGCGATGATGTCCCGGATGTCGGCGGTTTTCACCACCATAGGATTAACCACGGCAAGACATTTGCTCAGAGGCAAAACCACATCAACGGCATCGGGAATTTTTGGAATCAGGCCAAGCGTGTGCTGCGCAAATACAACGGAATCGACCGAAAGTCTTTTCCCCTATTCTTGAAAGAATGCGGGTTTCGTTTTAACTTTGGCACACCAAGTGAGCAGTTGAAAATCTTGCGGGATTGGTGTGGTATTTAG
- a CDS encoding phospholipase D family protein, whose protein sequence is MKPHNILFTFTLPAVLTGCMSLPSLENRTVSQYLDVPASPRLAAALTPAQAGRADLAPDTSGIYMLNDAHDAFVARATLINAAEHTLDLQYYIWHKDVSGKILFNMLHRAAERGVRVRLLLDDNNTNGLDNILAALDSHPNIEIRLFNPFLVRKWRALGYLTDFSRLNRRMHNKSLTADNHATIVGGRNIGDEYFNISEDTAFADVDILATGRVVTEVSEDFDRYWASESAYPFERIVRRANIEKGRSELEISDNDRSQTLARYRRDLEQSQLFEAIKNNRIQWRHVKTKLVSDDPAKALDRTRGKPQISDKIDEALGTPEKEIYLVSPYFVPTRSGTEAIADLKKQGIGITVLTNSLQATDVAAVHSGYAKYRKPLLKAGVDLYELKAVHAVPKTKDRGLTGSSSTSLHAKTFIVDRQRVFIGSFNLDPRSARLNTEMGVVIESLPLAQDMQRRLVENTPSYAYKVTLDPHGKLQWQDPEDRTVSKKEPEAGFWKRITVKILSILPIEGLL, encoded by the coding sequence ATGAAACCGCATAATATCTTATTCACTTTCACCCTGCCCGCTGTGCTCACCGGCTGCATGAGCCTTCCTTCGTTGGAAAACCGCACCGTCAGCCAATATCTCGATGTGCCCGCCTCCCCCCGCCTGGCCGCCGCGCTCACACCCGCACAAGCAGGCCGGGCCGATTTGGCGCCCGACACTTCGGGCATCTATATGCTCAACGATGCACACGATGCTTTCGTTGCCCGCGCCACCCTGATAAACGCAGCCGAGCACACGCTCGATTTGCAATACTATATCTGGCACAAAGACGTTTCCGGCAAAATCCTGTTCAATATGCTGCACCGCGCAGCAGAGCGCGGCGTGCGTGTGCGGCTTTTGCTCGATGACAACAACACCAACGGGCTGGACAACATACTCGCCGCGCTCGACAGCCACCCCAATATCGAAATCCGCCTGTTCAACCCCTTTCTGGTGCGCAAATGGCGCGCGCTGGGCTATCTCACCGACTTTTCACGCCTCAACCGCCGCATGCACAACAAATCGCTCACCGCCGACAACCACGCCACCATCGTGGGCGGGCGCAACATCGGCGATGAATATTTCAACATCAGCGAAGACACCGCCTTTGCCGATGTGGACATTCTCGCCACCGGCCGCGTAGTAACCGAAGTTTCCGAAGATTTCGACCGCTACTGGGCAAGCGAATCGGCCTACCCTTTCGAGCGCATCGTGCGCCGCGCCAACATAGAGAAAGGCCGCTCAGAGCTTGAAATCAGCGATAACGACCGCAGCCAAACCCTCGCCCGCTACCGCCGCGATTTAGAACAGTCGCAACTGTTTGAAGCCATCAAAAACAACCGCATCCAATGGCGGCACGTCAAAACCAAACTCGTCAGCGACGACCCGGCCAAAGCACTCGACCGCACACGCGGCAAACCGCAAATCAGCGATAAAATCGATGAAGCCCTGGGCACGCCCGAAAAAGAAATCTATTTGGTGTCGCCCTATTTCGTGCCCACCCGATCCGGCACAGAAGCCATCGCCGACTTAAAAAAACAAGGCATCGGCATCACCGTGCTGACCAACTCCCTGCAGGCGACCGATGTAGCCGCCGTGCATTCCGGCTATGCCAAATACCGCAAGCCCCTGCTTAAAGCAGGTGTCGATTTATACGAGCTCAAAGCCGTCCACGCCGTTCCCAAAACCAAAGACCGTGGTTTGACGGGCAGCTCTTCCACCAGCCTGCACGCCAAAACCTTCATCGTTGACCGGCAGCGCGTATTTATCGGCTCGTTCAATCTCGACCCGCGCTCCGCAAGGCTCAACACCGAAATGGGGGTGGTTATCGAAAGCCTCCCGCTGGCGCAGGATATGCAGCGCAGGCTGGTCGAAAACACCCCCTCCTATGCCTACAAAGTTACCCTTGATCCACACGGCAAACTGCAATGGCAGGATCCCGAAGACCGCACCGTTTCCAAAAAAGAACCCGAAGCCGGCTTTTGGAAGCGCATCACCGTGAAAATACTCTCCATCCTGCCCATAGAAGGGCTGCTGTAA